From the Lactuca sativa cultivar Salinas chromosome 9, Lsat_Salinas_v11, whole genome shotgun sequence genome, the window GATCAAAATGATGAACAAAAGGTCAACAACTACAATCCTGACTTCTAATGTTCTTGATTAAAATCATAGgaatataaacttataataccCAATACGTGCTAAGATTATGCGCTTACACTACAACGCAGTCAATCAAGATGCCAAAACCATCGAGacatgcatatgagttctgattGACATGGTTCTTCAATTAATCGATAGTAGTTGAATAATTAACAGAGATTTTGCATAGAAAACATTGGGCGAACAAATATCAATACATCAAAAGAATGGAAACGATTACGATgctaagtaataagttgattgctATGTACCTTGAGAAGGCCATGTAAATCAGATGAAAATCGGTGGATAATCTGTAGGCAAAAGAGGATACATGCCGGCATTTTCACCAGCTGAAACATCGAATCATCTTCTTTGTTGCTGTCGCCGTGGACGTCGCCGGCGGTCAAACATGACGGtttgatgattttgttgtgtAGAAGCGATTGAGAAACGGAGGTTGATTGTGGAGGCGACGACTGCGGGTTCGTCGGATTCGTACCACTGGTAAAACAAAAGGGTTGCGGAGATGTGCCCGCTTGATGATAATAATTTTACACAAATCTTCATAAATAGTCCTTATGGTTTTCTAAAATATCAATTTTAATGACCAATAATTTTCAATCTCATTAAAGATCCATatagttttaatttctatcatttacAAAGTAGACTTCCCTAGTAAGAAAAACAAATGAAAGTAAAACATTATAGGTATTAttgtaatatttttcaaaatagtGACCATTTTATTTTTACACAAGGACCAAATCTATATTCATTTACAACCATAAGGAACATTTTTTTATAAGTTATTTATTTCTATGCACATGGATCATTTATATGATAATTTTCTATCATATTAACCAAAATTTTATAAATTGATTAAAAATTTAAAGTACTtcttaattagaaaaaaaaaaacgttgAAATTAAAATTCTATGGTATGAAATATGAAAATGAGTTGCCATATAAACAAACAAACGGATAGGttgtttttcttttaattaaCATTTTTTTACAAGAAGTGTAATGTAATAATTATTTTGCAACAAATACCATAATGTTCTAAAAACCAGAAACAGGAACAAGAACTATCGTAGAATGTCTTTTGGATGTTTTTTTTTGGTTTGTGTGTTTGTGACCGAATAGTAAAGTAAATCATTGAgtatttaattttctttttatttgtaAATTGTAAAAACGTACGTTGCTACACATGATATTTTGTAACCATGCTGTTTTTTGGAGCAAAGTATGTAGATAAGAGACTAGATACAAtgctaaaatttttaaaaaagatACGCTATTACACACCATcatgaaagtaagatgctataaaagtgaaaaaaaaatagaattctaAAATAATGCTAAAACAGTGAAATTAAAATCTTATTAATCATCATGAAAATAGAATGTTTAAACGATGGCATTTTTAAACCCATTTGGCTAATTAACATGTATACATGATTTGGTTAATATCAGTACAATGTTATAAGTATTCGGAGAATTCACGTGTACACATCATCATCAAAGTAAATTGCATTCCACAGAGGAAATGATGTTACAAGGGTCGTCTTGATTCATCGatccattaattttttttttccattctGTCAGATTTGAGTTAACTAATTTGATAGATaacttcatatatttttttttttccattctGTCAATTTTGAGTTAACTAATTTGATAGATAATTTCATATTTTGTATATTTGGTTGGTTTTAGTACGTTTTGTATTTCTCAttgtaaagtttttttttctttaattgtaTACTCTTAACCTTGCcttttatatttgattttttttcttcatatttttaAGTTGGACTAGATGTTAGTCATGCCATTGTTCCACCATATGAAAAATCTCCACCTCAACTCCACATAAGATTGTGGTGTGACATCCATTTTGAAACCATGGACAAAGAGTGATGGAGTGATGGAGAAGAaaggaagaagagagagagatagaggagACGGTGAGAGAAGATGGAGAAAGACTCGACTCTTTCTAGTCGAGAAGAGATAAACCACACTCAGAATCAGAAAACCAACACGGTGTTTGCCACATCTTAAGTGACAAACTGCATTCGAAACCACACCTACACCGTTCAGCCTGAAACATATTTTGATATGTTACATATGACTTTTGCAAAGTGGGATGATTTTGTCACTATTTTCTATACAAATCAAATTTTTGGAATTCTATCATCAAACATCTATTGTTCATCCACATTTCAAATCACTATACCATGTAATGCATCCTCAGTTGTATAGACAATGAAATTATATAAACAATGAAcgataattaatttaatgatcaacCCATTCATCAAAAGTACAATACATTAGTTACAATTTGTTTTAtatacataataaaaaataaacatcTTTACTAGTGTCTTATTTGAAAATTAACTCACATGagaatataaacatatacaacaCAATAGAGAATCCATGGATCACTTAATCAACTTTAATTCCAAGGCTAAGTGGGAGCAACCCACAAGACATGAAAGCTGCATTTTTCATTTTGTCATTTCGTCGAACACATGATGCGCATCTCCCTCTCCCTCCATTTATACCCCATTCACTCAATTCCCAAACCAAAACAGTCACACTAACACGATCGGATTCTATCGACGGAATCACACACGAGGGAGGATGATTAGTGATGCAGTAAGGAAATCTTGGGTGGTGGCCGCTACCATCGGTTCGGTTGAGGCATTGAAAGATCAAGGTGTTGCACGGTGGAACAGACCTCTTACGAAAATTTCTTATTGTTTGTCGGCGGTGATTACAACTAGTAAATTCAGAGTGAAGAGAGGAAAAGAGGAATCAATGAAGAAAGCCATGGATATGAGTTGCTTTGGTCCAAATACTGTTAGATTTTAGAAGCATGCTCTGTATTATTTCCATGGATGTCGATCCACAAGataaacaacactaacactaatCCTGTAAGTGTTCATAAGTTGTCTCCATCCATCATCAATACATGAATTTTGAATCGAATCGCGACACAAATTCTTGCCGAATTAACTTTTCTACTTCAAAATCAAACATACCAGTTGATCTGTTGCATCAACAGATCAAACTATTGATCATTTCAAATGAAGTTTTGAAATCTGATTATTGATACGAAGATTAATCCACATCCAcatattatattcatatattatCTTTACATTGGGAGAACAAACATCAATACATCAAAAGAAAAGGAACGATTACGATgctaagtaataagttgattgccACGTACCTTGAGAAAGCCATGTAAATCAAATGAAAATCGGTGGATAATCTGTAGGTCGTGGCCGTCGCCGGGGTCAAATATGACGGTCGTCGCCGGCGGTCAAACATGACGGACCGATGATTTTGTTGGTTAGAAGCGATTGAGAAACGGAGGTTGATTATGGAGGCGACGACTGTGTGTGCCACTAGTAAAACAAAAAAGGGTTGCAGTTAATAATTTTACACAAATCTTTCATAAATTGTCCTTATCGTTTTCTAAAATATCAATTTTAATGCCCAATTTTTTTCGATCTCATTAAAGATGATTATGGTTTTAATTTATATCATGTTAGATTTTTAAAGTAGACTAACAAATGAAAGCAAAACATTACAGGTAACATTTTACATTTATATAATATTTTCCTAAATAGGACCATTTTAGTAATCTTTTCTTACAAAGGACCAAATCTATAATCATTTACAGCCATTGgaatcattttttattttataagctATTTCTACACATGCAATATTTCTATAGTCTTTCGTGACATGGACcatttatataatatttttctACTATATGAACCAACATTTTATAAATTCATTAAAATTTCAAACTACTTCTTAATtagaaaaaaaactttgaaattaAAATTCTATGAAATATAAAATGAGTTGCCATATAAAGAAACAGAGGAAGATAGGCTGCTTTTCTTTTacttaacatttttttttactaaaaggGTAATATAATCATTATTTTACTAGAAGGACCATAATGTTCTAAAAACCGAAAACAATAACAAGAACTATAGTATGAgagtgtttggcttagctttttaaatgacttttgactttatcttttagaaaaagtcccaaaagatgtttggtaaaagGAAAATGACTTTTGTAAATGACTTTTCCCATAGAGTAATTTTAGTCTTTTTGAAAAGTCACGATTACCTGGTTTTTCCCAACTTTTCATCAGCTAAAAATAGTAAATTACCAATATACCTCTCATCTATCTTAAACATGTctttttttgtcattttacatgtaaaagttaaattaaacattttaactTTGGACTTTTTCCATtcaaaagctaatccaaacacattttaaaaaataacttttgtaaaaagttcttttacaaaaaggacttttgcccCACAAAAGTTAAGCCAAACAACCCCTAGAATGTCTTTTGGGCGTTTTTTTGGTTTGTTTGTTTGTGACCGAGTAGTAAAGTAAATTATTgagtttttaatttttctttttatttgtaAAAAAGTCTGTTGCTACACATATGATATTTTGTAACCATGATGTTTTTTTGGAGCAAAGCATGCAGATAAGAGACTAGATCCAAAATCAAATGCTTCCAAATAATTTTAACTACATTCCGGGTGAATAAAATTGTTATTTCATGTGATGATATTTTCTCGATATTTCTCTATTTTGAAATTTTCAATTGGTAGCAATTATGTGTTTAttgtttataatataaaaaaattcatGGTGATAGGAACTGCTCATAAGATTCTAAAGACCGTACCAAATGACATGTTTTTCGTCTGATTTATGGTTTGGTGGTATATCAAAAAACTAATGAAGATGACTGTCAGAATGGTATGCCAAAAATGAtgtaaaaaagttttaaaaacacTGCTTGTATAAAAATCAATGAAAATGACAAAATGAACGCACCTATACACATAAATTTAAGGtacaagtgtgtgtgtgtgtttctttagAATGAAATTAGAATTCTATATCAaacctaatttaaaaaaaaaagtatatgtacacatgatttgGATAATGCAAGTATAATGCTAAAACTTTTCACAAAGATACACTAGTACACACCATCATGAAAGCAAGATGCTATAAAACTGATGTAAAATTAGAATTCTAAAACAATGCTAAAATATTGAAATTAAAATCTTAATAATCATTATGAAAATAAGATGCTTAAAAGATGACGTTTTTTAAAAGCATTTGGCTAATTAACATGTATACATGATTTGGTTAATATTAGTATAATGTTACTTTTATTTGGAGAATTCACGTGTACACACCATCATCAAAGTAAATTGCATTCCACAGATGAAATGATGTTACAAGGGTCGTCTCGATTCACTGATCCATTGAAAATTTATCCATTCTATCAGCTTTTGAGTTAACTAATTTGATAGTAGATAATTTCATATTTTGTATATTTGGTTGGTTTTAGTATGTTTGGTATTTCTCATTGTAAAgctttttgtgtgtgtgtatgtttgccTTTAACCTTTAATTGTATACTCTTAACCTCGCcttttatatttgatttt encodes:
- the LOC111895483 gene encoding uncharacterized protein LOC111895483, encoding MFDRRRRPSYLTPATATTYRLSTDFHLIYMAFSSCNHRRQTIRNFRKRSVPPCNTLIFQCLNRTDGSGHHPRFPYCITNHPPSCVIPSIESDRVSVTVLVWELSEWGINGGRGRCASCVRRNDKMKNAAFMSCGLLPLSLGIKVD